From a single Labrenzia sp. PHM005 genomic region:
- a CDS encoding ABC transporter ATP-binding protein, translating to MSALFRLFESWIDPFRPLPEAPIPRGGLAFLMFFLKQARWPFFLMLFAGGLTAFVEVTLFSFLGKIVDLLDSSTPETFFADHAWILVGMAVFVVVVRVAANTLMALLEEQTIVPGFFNLVRWQAHQQVMRQSLSYFQDDLAGRLSQKVLQSGLSAGDFMVNLLQVVWFIVVYALTTLVLVADLDLWLGAIVCLWLGCFSLTAWIFVPRVRGAAKETANAYSGASGRLVDTYSNIQSVKLFGSLSEENRGARSAFLHFIGKLMAFTRLLTTIRMVMSLINGVMIVAITAVALIAWQKGGISTGHVAFTLSLILRLSILLNRLFNQLNGLFRNFGTLQDSMEAIVKPVTLTDKAGATALTVSKGAVDFQGIKFHYGKQGGVIDHLDLSIKPGERVGLVGPSGAGKTTLTSLLLRFFDVEAGRISIDGHDVRSVTQESLRKSIGMVTQDPSLLHRSIRENILYGRPDASEADLYQSARRAHALDFIEALEDKSGRKGFDAYAGERGVKLSGGQRQRIAIARVLLKNAPILVLDEATSALDSEVEAAIQENLQQLMAGKTVIAIAHRLSTIAALDRLVVMDGGRIVQEGTHEQLLRDEAGLYAQLWRRQSGGFLRAEVLDG from the coding sequence ATGTCCGCCCTGTTCCGGCTTTTTGAATCCTGGATCGATCCCTTCCGTCCGCTGCCCGAGGCGCCGATCCCTCGCGGCGGCCTGGCCTTTCTGATGTTCTTCTTAAAACAAGCGCGCTGGCCGTTTTTTCTGATGCTGTTTGCAGGTGGCCTGACGGCCTTTGTGGAAGTCACGCTGTTCAGTTTTCTGGGCAAAATCGTGGATCTTCTGGATAGCAGCACCCCTGAAACATTTTTTGCTGATCATGCATGGATCCTGGTGGGCATGGCCGTTTTCGTCGTGGTCGTACGGGTGGCAGCCAACACACTGATGGCCTTGCTTGAGGAGCAGACAATTGTTCCTGGGTTCTTCAATCTTGTGCGGTGGCAGGCACACCAACAGGTGATGCGCCAGAGCCTAAGTTACTTTCAGGATGATCTGGCCGGCCGGTTGTCCCAAAAGGTCTTGCAGTCTGGCCTGTCTGCTGGCGACTTCATGGTCAATCTTCTGCAGGTCGTTTGGTTCATCGTGGTCTATGCCTTGACCACCCTGGTGCTGGTTGCGGATCTGGATCTGTGGCTTGGCGCCATCGTGTGCCTGTGGCTCGGTTGTTTTTCCCTCACAGCATGGATCTTCGTACCGCGGGTTAGGGGAGCGGCAAAGGAAACGGCCAACGCTTATTCCGGGGCATCCGGACGGCTTGTGGATACCTACAGCAATATACAGTCCGTCAAACTTTTCGGGTCTCTGAGCGAAGAGAATCGGGGCGCCCGTTCGGCGTTCTTGCATTTCATCGGCAAGTTGATGGCCTTTACCCGGTTGCTGACGACGATCCGGATGGTAATGAGCCTGATAAACGGGGTGATGATCGTCGCGATCACGGCCGTGGCTTTGATTGCCTGGCAAAAGGGCGGCATTAGCACGGGGCATGTGGCTTTCACGTTGAGCCTTATTTTGCGGCTGAGCATTCTGCTCAATCGTTTGTTCAATCAGCTGAATGGCTTGTTCCGGAATTTCGGCACCCTCCAGGACAGTATGGAAGCTATCGTCAAGCCAGTGACTCTCACCGATAAAGCGGGTGCTACAGCTTTAACGGTTAGCAAGGGTGCCGTGGACTTTCAGGGGATCAAGTTTCATTACGGCAAACAGGGTGGGGTCATTGATCATCTGGATCTCTCGATCAAACCGGGCGAACGTGTCGGCCTGGTTGGACCTTCAGGAGCCGGTAAAACCACATTGACCAGTCTTTTGCTGCGGTTCTTCGACGTTGAAGCTGGCCGGATATCCATTGATGGCCACGATGTTCGCAGCGTTACTCAAGAATCGCTTCGCAAGTCGATCGGAATGGTGACACAGGATCCTTCCTTGTTGCACCGGTCCATCCGCGAGAACATTTTATATGGGCGTCCCGACGCTAGCGAAGCCGACCTTTATCAATCCGCCCGGCGGGCGCATGCGCTGGACTTCATTGAGGCATTGGAAGACAAGTCCGGACGCAAAGGATTCGATGCCTATGCGGGTGAGCGTGGGGTTAAATTGTCCGGCGGGCAACGCCAGCGGATTGCGATTGCCCGGGTCCTTCTAAAGAACGCGCCAATCCTGGTTTTGGACGAGGCAACGTCTGCGCTCGATTCTGAAGTGGAAGCGGCGATCCAGGAAAACCTGCAGCAACTCATGGCGGGAAAGACAGTCATTGCTATTGCCCACCGACTCTCGACCATTGCAGCTCTCGACCGGCTTGTCGTGATGGATGGAGGACGGATTGTGCAGGAAGGCACGCATGAGCAATTATTGCGAGATGAAGCCGGTCTTTATGCTCAACTCTGGCGGCGTCAGTCTGGTGGATTTTTGAGGGCCGAAGTTCTGGATGGCTAG
- a CDS encoding DUF2177 family protein, which produces MVQFATAYVTTAIVFFAVDYVWLSQIATRFYFDRIGHLLMDRPNMAAAAAFYLIYVVGIVVFAVGPALKNDSLAYAVIYGALFGFFTYATYDVTNYATMKNWPVIVVVVDVVWGTILAASSAALGFLLSRQLLN; this is translated from the coding sequence ATGGTTCAGTTCGCCACCGCCTATGTCACCACCGCCATCGTGTTTTTCGCAGTCGACTACGTCTGGCTCAGCCAAATCGCGACACGATTTTATTTTGATCGGATAGGTCATCTTCTTATGGATCGGCCGAACATGGCGGCGGCAGCCGCTTTTTACCTGATTTACGTGGTGGGGATTGTGGTGTTCGCTGTTGGGCCGGCCCTGAAAAACGACAGTCTGGCATATGCGGTTATTTACGGTGCATTGTTCGGTTTCTTCACCTATGCAACCTATGACGTCACCAATTACGCCACCATGAAGAACTGGCCCGTAATCGTTGTGGTGGTTGATGTTGTATGGGGTACAATTTTAGCGGCGTCCTCCGCTGCGCTTGGTTTTTTGTTGAGCCGGCAGTTGTTGAATTAA
- a CDS encoding methyl-accepting chemotaxis protein, producing the protein MTLSINGRFVSMVVTAALIMMGGTAFAFYTFRQALIEQLGTSSGAQQFLDGNVASNIDGLILDQMITIGLTMTPVGLVFLGLAVVLAVGIARPLSRLQSALDRLSAGDLDIEIDGVERHDEIGSIARSVTDFRSNLAENAREQARKDQAHQEALTEERSALMQDVADDFEKSVMGVVSSLIESTGTVENNSVDLRNAVESSLQAVSEVSSASSDANQSVETVTGASNRLSDSLSRVRDDVDQASDIADAAVAEARKTDEIVGRLSETGRAIGEIVELISQIASQTNLLALNATIEAARAGDAGRGFAVVANEVKALAEQTTKATDDISAQVAAVQDVAEQSGVAISSIADTIQRVSEISSKIREAVEDQTSATGEINGSAQTALDSSERVSGNVSALNDAMEASRTATEGMSSASAELGSLSNSLQAQVSQFLQSVRAA; encoded by the coding sequence GTGACGCTTTCCATAAACGGCCGTTTTGTTTCCATGGTGGTAACTGCCGCCTTGATCATGATGGGTGGCACCGCATTCGCCTTCTACACATTTCGGCAGGCATTGATCGAACAGCTTGGAACCTCAAGCGGCGCCCAGCAGTTCCTGGACGGCAATGTGGCTTCAAATATCGACGGGCTGATCTTGGATCAAATGATCACGATTGGGCTAACGATGACACCAGTGGGCCTAGTTTTTCTAGGACTTGCGGTAGTTCTTGCGGTGGGAATTGCCCGCCCGTTGAGCCGGCTCCAGTCCGCACTTGACCGTCTTTCGGCCGGAGATCTTGATATCGAGATTGATGGCGTTGAACGTCACGATGAAATCGGTTCCATAGCCCGGTCTGTCACTGACTTTCGCAGCAATTTGGCTGAAAATGCTAGAGAGCAGGCGCGCAAGGACCAAGCGCATCAGGAGGCATTGACGGAAGAACGGTCGGCCTTGATGCAAGATGTTGCCGATGACTTTGAGAAGTCGGTCATGGGGGTTGTGTCGTCTTTGATAGAGTCGACGGGAACCGTTGAAAACAATTCAGTAGACTTGAGAAACGCTGTTGAGTCGTCTCTTCAAGCGGTCTCTGAAGTCAGCAGTGCGTCAAGCGATGCCAACCAGTCTGTGGAGACAGTAACAGGGGCTTCCAATCGTTTGTCGGACTCCCTGTCACGGGTTCGCGACGATGTCGATCAGGCAAGTGATATTGCAGATGCCGCTGTGGCTGAAGCCCGTAAGACTGATGAGATTGTTGGCCGCCTGTCGGAAACGGGCCGGGCAATTGGCGAAATCGTTGAACTTATCAGCCAGATCGCAAGCCAAACCAACCTACTTGCTTTGAACGCCACAATCGAGGCGGCGCGGGCAGGAGATGCCGGCCGTGGATTTGCTGTTGTGGCCAATGAAGTCAAGGCGCTTGCCGAACAGACCACAAAGGCAACCGATGACATTTCTGCGCAGGTCGCCGCAGTCCAGGATGTGGCGGAGCAATCAGGTGTCGCCATTTCGTCGATTGCGGACACCATTCAGCGGGTAAGTGAAATTTCGTCGAAGATCCGGGAAGCTGTCGAAGACCAGACGTCTGCGACAGGGGAAATCAACGGCAGCGCACAGACGGCACTGGACAGCTCAGAGCGTGTTTCAGGCAATGTCAGCGCATTGAACGATGCGATGGAAGCGAGCCGGACGGCGACGGAAGGAATGAGCAGTGCATCCGCAGAACTGGGTAGTCTTTCCAATTCCCTCCAAGCTCAGGTGTCCCAATTCCTGCAAAGTGTCCGCGCAGCCTAA